The DNA region CGCTGCACACGCTTCGGATGATGGGACGCGGGGGAATGTACGACCAGCTTGCCGGGGGATTCCATCGATATTCGGTGGATCCCCATTGGCTGGTGCCGCATTTTGAGAAAATGCTCTACGACAACGCCCAACTCGTCATCGCTTATTTAGAAGCCTTTCAGCTCACGGGAGAAAAAGAATTTGAGCGGATTGCGCGAGAGACGCTCGATTACGTGTCACGGGAAATGACGGACTCGGAAGGAGGCTTTTATTCGGCGACGGACGCCGACAGCGAAGGAAAAGAAGGAAAATTCTTCCTCTGGTCGAAAGCGGAAATTTTCGAACATTTGGGCAAAGAGAACGGGGAGATCTTTTGTGAATACTACGATGTGACCGAGCGTGGGAATTTTGAAGGCCATAACATCCTTCACATCGGCATACCGCTCCATGAGGTTGCGGCGAAAAAAGGTCGTTCCGAGGCCGAGGCGCTACGAAGTCTGGAAGAAAGTCGGACGAAACTTTATCGAATTCGGAAGAAGCGAATTCCTCCTTTGACCGACGACAAGATTCTCACGGCATGGAACGGCCTGATGATCGGCGCGTTTGCCCGCGGCGGGTTTGTCTTGGCGGAACCGAAATATATCGTCCAAGGGAAACGCGCGGCGGAATTCGTGCTCGAAAGGCTCATGGAGAACGGACGACTTCTACGAAGTTGTCGTCGTGGAAAAGCCCAAATGAACGGATTCCTCGATGACTACACTTTCCTGATTTTCGGGCTTCTCGAACTGTTCGAAGCGAGCGGAGAAGTTCGGTGGTTGAAGGAAGGAATCGCTTTGCAAGAATATCTGCTCTCTCATTTTTGGGACGAAATGAACGGCGGGTTTTTTATGACGAGCCGTGATCACGAAACGCTGATTGCTCGAGAAAAGCCGTATTACGACGGCGCCGAGCCGGCCGGCAATTCCGTGGCGGCTCTGAACCTCCTGCGATTGGAATCTTTCGCGACGGAGGCGCGGTACGGGGAGCACGCCCGGAAGGTCTTGCAGGCGATGTCTCGAATCCTCGAAAATGCGCCCCACGTCGCACCCCTCTTGTTGACGGTGCTCGATTATCATTACGATCTTCCCAAAGAGATTTTGATCGTTTCTTCGTCGACGGGGGCCTTAGACAACCCGCTGATCGACCGCCTCCGCAAGACCTACATCCCGAATCGCGTGATTGCGAATACGGAAGAAGGACAGCGCCAAAGCGACCTAGGTAAGATAGTTCCTTGGTCCCGAAATCGCACAACGGAGGGGAAGCGAGCAATGGCGTATGTGTGCGAAAAACAGATCTGTTCACTCCCCACGTCCGAACCGGAAGTCTTTTCCAAACAACTTGCCAAAATAAGACCGCTGGAGAACAAATAGAGAATCATGATCGCGCCGGCTACGACAAAGAAGAATATCCGTTGGATTCTGGCACTGTCGGCCGTCGGAATCCTCGACTCGATCTGGCTGCTTGTTCTGCATCTTTCGACCGGGTCTCTTTCCAACGCCTGCGCCGTCAGTTCATTCATCAATTGCGACCTTTTGCACTTTAGTGCGTACTCGGAAGTTCTCTCCGTTCCGGTGCCCGCCTTCAGCATTATTTTCTATTCCTGGATGCTCACCGTGGTCTTGGCGGCTTGGAAGCGCGCAGAAGCCGATGCCACCCGTCCCGCGGCTTATTTGAGATTAATGTCGTGGGGCGGACTTTTCGTGACCGTATACTTTGCATCGCTCTCGGCTTTTGTGTTGAAGGCAATTTGCCCGTTTTGCACGCTGCTTTATGCGGTGAACATCGCTCTTTGGATCGTCACGTGGCGGTGGATGAAGGGGATCGGCCAGCCCTGGGGGCATCTCGTGCGCTACGATCTGCGCAGAGCGCACAAGAGTCCGTGGCTCTGGATTCCAGGGGCCGCCTTTCTTTTCGTGATCATCGCGTTGCCTCGTCTGTTTCCGAAACCCTCGTTGTTGTCCGAGGAACAGCATTCGATCGCGTCTGAAGATCGCCGCTCTCTGGGACTAAAAGAATCCCCCATCACCGTAGTGGAATTTGCTGATTTTCAATGCCCCTTTTGCAAAGTCGTGGGGGAGTTTTTGCGGCAGCTTGAGTCTGAAATGCGCGGGCGGGTACGCCTGGTCTATAAGTTTTTTCCCCTCGACAAGAGCTGCAACCCGTCGGGAGGCATGCATCTATATGCGTGTCACGCTGCGTTCGCGGCTTTTTGCGCCAGTCTTCAGGATCGGTTTTGGGAGTACAGCGAACTCCTGTTTTCGAAACAGGAGGATCTTCCCGATCGGCAGCTTTACGCCTTCGCAAAGGAGCTGGGGCTCGACCTTTCGAAGTTTGATCGCTGCATGAACGACGACCTCTCTCGAAAGGAGATCAGGAAGGATATTCAAGAGGGGCATCAGCTCAAGATTCGCGGAACGCCGGCGCTCTTCATCAACGGCAAACTTTATTCAGGTCCTCCCACCCTAGACGCGATCCGGCAGGCGATTTCAAACCCTTAGGTTCGTTTCGGGTGGGGCGCGGATGCCCTCGTTTCCCGCCTCATGGCCGGGACTTCGCCAGAGCTAACTTACTGAAAAGACTTGTGTTCCAAGGGCATGGTCTTTGCCACTAGAATAGATCCGGATGAGGACCCTGGGACAGATCAGAAGATGGATCGTATTCGCATCGGTTCTTCTCTCGATGAGTGGTTGTCGAAAGACGCTGAATCCTCAGTTCTTGCCGAAGAGCGGAGAGATTGATGTGCCCCTGAATGCCGTAGGGTTTGTTTCCTTTACGGGAGACTCCGCGATTCGAGACAGCGACATCAACACGGACAATTTCCGATTTACGGAATGCGCGGACCAGAACGGATCTGGGGGCGATTCACAGAATTCGTCATCCTCGTCCGATTCTTCGAATGACAGTTCCGGTTCGCAGAGCGGTGACTCGAAGGAGAAGACCAAAACACAATCCACTGCGGGATCCGCCACTCCCGGAAGACTTTGGTGGCGGACGCTTCCTTCCGATGAACCCTCGAGCAACGGTACGCAGAAAGGGGTTGTTACCGAAGTGTACTTTATTCCCTATGGCCCCCCCGGTTCCCGCTCCCCGCTGAAGGAGGGGACGGATTACTGTTTCGAAGTGGCCGGTACGGTGAAGGATGAAGGCGGAAACGAGGCCCTGACCGGCAGCACGACGTTTACCACCGAATCCAGCTCCTCGTTCAGTTTTGCGGCGCCGGGGAAACCGGTTCAAGCGGAGTTGATCGTCCGAGAAGACCCCATCTGGCCGCAAGACATGGTCGTTCTGCATTTTACCAAGGCCTTAAATCCAAACGAAGTTCTGGAAGGAACTTATGCGTGCCGGACTCGCGAAGACATTCCGCGAGATGAGTTTGATAACGGAAAGGATAACGGGACGGAAGAGCCGGACAAAACGCCTCCTCAAGCAAAGACTCGAAAGGGAGGAAAATCCGTAAGTCGTACGGTCTCAAGCGCCGATGAAGAATGTTCTTCCGGCTTCCGATCCCCCGCAAATGTCGTTCTGCTGGAAAACTTGGACGAAAAAGACGGTGTGGTTTTGGCGGATTTCAACACTTATGCCGTCGGCGGGTTGTTCGCCGGCGATCAGAATGCGGATATCGAGTATCGGATCGAAGTGGACATCGGCTCTTCGCGTAAGGATTCCAGCGGAAAAGCTCGCGTGTCGATCATGGGTCCGGATACGGGCCCGGCGTCATTTCGAATTAGAGACGATGGCATCGTTAAGAGCGCGGATGACGTGAGGAAAGATGTCATCGCCTCGGTGTCTGAGTCTGAGTCCAAAATTCGACAGGGTTATGCAGCGTTTATCGAACTGGGCCGTACGCACTAGAAAAGAGGCCCGGCCGCAGCACGTTGGGCTTTTGTTTACAGCATGGTAATTTATACGTCCCCGTGAAATCTTCCCGATCCTCACGTTCGCAGCTATCCACGGTACGAATGATCGATATCGCGCCTAAGAAGGTGACCGAGAGAGTGGCGAAGGCCCACGGTGTCGTGAGGCTCTCCGAGAAAACTCTCCGATCCATTGAAAGGGGCGAGGTGCCGAAAGGGGACGTCCTCGCGGTGGCGCGCGTGGCCGGAATCATGGCGGCCAAAGAAACGTCCAGGATCCTTCCGCTCTGCCATCCGATCCCGTTGGAATCGGTCGATGTGGAATTCACGCTTCGCCATCGTCCGACGGAAATCGAAGTGAGGACGACAGCTCGCGCGACCTGGAAAACAGGGGTTGAAATGGAAGCCTTGGCCGCGGCGGCGGCGGCCGCGCTCACGATCTACGATATGTGCAAGTCGCTGGAGCGGGGGATTACCCTCGAGCGATTGGAACTTGCGGAGAAACGAGGGGGCCGCAGCGGAATCTGGGTGCGTCGATCGTGATCTGGCCATCATGGGCCGTGATCTATCTCTTCCCGGGTCTGTTGTGTGGGATCGTGGTTGCGTTTGCAATCGGGCTGATCCGCGCTCTTAAGGAAAGGAGTGCCGAAGGGACCCTTCCTACAGTTCCCGACCTGGACAAGAGTTTAATCGCGGCGCTTGTCCAAAGCGGAGATGTCGGCCAGGCCCTAAAGAAAATGGAAGGCCTGGTACGTGAGCATCCGGAATATCCCGATCTTCAGCACCATGTAGCCGTTTTGTTACGGGCAAGCGGCCGTTTCGAGGACGCTCGTCGGGCTTGGCAGACATCGATTCGCCTCAACCAAAACTACGTCGAGGCCCGTCTGGGCCTGGCCGATCTGCTCTACGGCTTAGAAGACCTA from Bdellovibrionota bacterium includes:
- a CDS encoding thioredoxin domain-containing protein; the encoded protein is MTRTRHHHADGTPKFTNRLALESSPYLLQHAHNPVDWYPWGDEAFERARKEGRPVLLSIGYATCHWCHVMEEESFEDLEIAGFINHHYVPIKVDREQRPDVDAVYMNAVQTLTGGGGWPMTMWLTPDKKPFYGGTYFPSRDGDRGARMGFLSLLQRLYQVYRDQPDHVAEQASELSKAVAAQIAPEPGGAVPGVAVLHEAFRWFAGQYDPSLGGWGHAPKFPRPVSIEFLFHYGVRANEPKAIEMALHTLRMMGRGGMYDQLAGGFHRYSVDPHWLVPHFEKMLYDNAQLVIAYLEAFQLTGEKEFERIARETLDYVSREMTDSEGGFYSATDADSEGKEGKFFLWSKAEIFEHLGKENGEIFCEYYDVTERGNFEGHNILHIGIPLHEVAAKKGRSEAEALRSLEESRTKLYRIRKKRIPPLTDDKILTAWNGLMIGAFARGGFVLAEPKYIVQGKRAAEFVLERLMENGRLLRSCRRGKAQMNGFLDDYTFLIFGLLELFEASGEVRWLKEGIALQEYLLSHFWDEMNGGFFMTSRDHETLIAREKPYYDGAEPAGNSVAALNLLRLESFATEARYGEHARKVLQAMSRILENAPHVAPLLLTVLDYHYDLPKEILIVSSSTGALDNPLIDRLRKTYIPNRVIANTEEGQRQSDLGKIVPWSRNRTTEGKRAMAYVCEKQICSLPTSEPEVFSKQLAKIRPLENK
- a CDS encoding thioredoxin domain-containing protein — translated: MIAPATTKKNIRWILALSAVGILDSIWLLVLHLSTGSLSNACAVSSFINCDLLHFSAYSEVLSVPVPAFSIIFYSWMLTVVLAAWKRAEADATRPAAYLRLMSWGGLFVTVYFASLSAFVLKAICPFCTLLYAVNIALWIVTWRWMKGIGQPWGHLVRYDLRRAHKSPWLWIPGAAFLFVIIALPRLFPKPSLLSEEQHSIASEDRRSLGLKESPITVVEFADFQCPFCKVVGEFLRQLESEMRGRVRLVYKFFPLDKSCNPSGGMHLYACHAAFAAFCASLQDRFWEYSELLFSKQEDLPDRQLYAFAKELGLDLSKFDRCMNDDLSRKEIRKDIQEGHQLKIRGTPALFINGKLYSGPPTLDAIRQAISNP
- the moaC gene encoding cyclic pyranopterin monophosphate synthase MoaC — its product is MIDIAPKKVTERVAKAHGVVRLSEKTLRSIERGEVPKGDVLAVARVAGIMAAKETSRILPLCHPIPLESVDVEFTLRHRPTEIEVRTTARATWKTGVEMEALAAAAAAALTIYDMCKSLERGITLERLELAEKRGGRSGIWVRRS
- a CDS encoding tetratricopeptide repeat protein, with the translated sequence MIWPSWAVIYLFPGLLCGIVVAFAIGLIRALKERSAEGTLPTVPDLDKSLIAALVQSGDVGQALKKMEGLVREHPEYPDLQHHVAVLLRASGRFEDARRAWQTSIRLNQNYVEARLGLADLLYGLEDLEGAEEQFSEAVRLRPQFADAQLGLGKTLLKLGKVDQAIHALEKAKAINPSLHAAEELLGECRKISHAPRKA